One Pullulanibacillus sp. KACC 23026 DNA segment encodes these proteins:
- a CDS encoding arabinogalactan endo-1,4-beta-galactosidase: MRRRLKGIGAIFMSVIVGVFMVISTTTVSFAKTNHENGKAPTAPFIKGADISSYQAIVDHGGVFYDHGQQENLLKILKDHGVNYIRLRLWVNPVQEDGYNNLANTIKVASEAKAMGFKFLLDIHYSDTWADPGKQTVPAAWQNDTFDQLTQQVHDYTVNVIRQLGLHNAAPDMVQIGNEITSGMLWPYGKDWTSEGFDNLATLLKAGISGVKANDPHAKIMLHIDQGGNNDTSRWFFDNITQRDVPFDIIGLSYYPYWHGTLAQLKNNMDDITVRYNKPVVIAETAYAYTLQDFDNEPNNFTADDVVQGYPATVQGQAKFMKDLTKTLFSVPNDQALGYFYWEPAWIPVQGAGWIDGGGDGWDNQTLFDQNGNALPSLNVFEMNRPVLTKH; the protein is encoded by the coding sequence ATGCGTAGAAGATTAAAGGGAATAGGCGCTATCTTCATGTCAGTTATTGTGGGAGTCTTTATGGTCATCTCAACAACAACGGTCAGTTTCGCAAAAACGAATCATGAGAATGGCAAAGCACCAACTGCACCATTTATTAAAGGTGCGGATATTTCGTCTTATCAGGCGATTGTTGATCACGGCGGTGTATTCTATGACCATGGTCAACAAGAGAATCTTCTAAAAATATTAAAGGACCATGGAGTAAATTATATTCGTCTAAGGCTATGGGTGAACCCTGTCCAAGAAGATGGTTATAACAATTTAGCGAATACAATCAAAGTGGCCAGTGAAGCGAAGGCCATGGGCTTTAAGTTTTTACTAGACATTCATTATTCTGATACTTGGGCAGATCCAGGCAAACAGACTGTTCCAGCAGCATGGCAAAATGATACGTTTGATCAATTAACACAACAAGTCCATGACTACACGGTAAATGTTATTCGACAGTTAGGGCTGCACAATGCAGCGCCAGATATGGTCCAAATTGGGAATGAAATCACAAGTGGCATGCTATGGCCTTATGGAAAAGATTGGACATCCGAAGGTTTTGATAATCTGGCTACCTTATTAAAAGCAGGCATTAGTGGGGTTAAAGCTAATGATCCCCATGCAAAAATAATGCTTCATATAGACCAAGGGGGTAATAATGATACCTCTCGTTGGTTCTTTGATAATATTACCCAACGTGATGTACCATTCGATATTATTGGCTTATCTTACTATCCATATTGGCATGGTACACTTGCTCAATTGAAAAACAACATGGATGATATTACCGTTCGTTACAACAAACCCGTTGTCATCGCTGAGACGGCGTACGCTTATACCTTGCAAGACTTTGATAATGAACCAAACAACTTTACAGCTGATGATGTCGTTCAAGGATATCCTGCTACCGTTCAAGGACAGGCAAAATTTATGAAAGATTTAACGAAAACACTTTTCAGCGTGCCAAATGACCAAGCGCTGGGCTACTTTTATTGGGAACCGGCATGGATTCCAGTTCAAGGTGCTGGCTGGATTGACGGAGGCGGCGATGGTTGGGATAACCAAACCCTGTTCGACCAAAATGGAAACGCATTACCTTCTTTAAATGTGTTTGAAATGAATCGTCCAGTCTTAACCAAACACTAA
- a CDS encoding RNA polymerase sigma factor, with translation MEASGIYDHLKSDLFRFARSIARHEQEVQDLVQDALIKSLSEETLVYLPDYKQRAWFYRVMKNRLIDDRRKERRLVTWDHELEFPAQDLVGSEVEMVELLSHLSADLSDIVFKRYWIGLSSQEIGEQLQLPASTVRYKLHLAVKKLRKMLRED, from the coding sequence ATGGAAGCGAGTGGGATCTATGACCATTTAAAATCGGATTTGTTTCGATTTGCCCGCTCCATTGCAAGGCATGAGCAGGAAGTGCAAGATCTGGTGCAGGATGCCTTAATAAAATCATTAAGCGAGGAGACGCTTGTTTATCTACCAGACTATAAGCAACGCGCTTGGTTTTATCGGGTCATGAAGAACCGGTTAATTGATGATCGAAGAAAGGAGCGGCGTCTCGTTACGTGGGATCATGAACTTGAGTTTCCCGCTCAAGACTTGGTGGGTTCAGAGGTCGAAATGGTCGAGTTGCTCTCCCATTTATCAGCCGACTTGAGTGATATTGTATTTAAACGCTATTGGATTGGATTATCTAGTCAAGAAATTGGGGAACAATTACAACTCCCAGCTTCTACCGTGCGTTACAAGCTTCATCTAGCTGTAAAAAAACTAAGGAAAATGTTGAGGGAGGACTAA
- a CDS encoding immune inhibitor A domain-containing protein, which yields MASTKEQQTALTQYIQQRAKAASQIAGNASTKEVRSKLQTKAGLKQNPPGKSKEVQNDQTTPKTNPGIGNGDVNPIQPEAWNGSVRQDKELVLLMDYPDYPHDALPQRDGDDPGAVLSLPSYPTSHYQNMIFGKNGYEGPNGQNLISEKQFYEQQSGGSYTVDGDVYGWFTAKHNAAYYGGHSASGGNDQNLVL from the coding sequence ATGGCCAGCACTAAAGAGCAACAGACAGCATTAACTCAATACATCCAGCAAAGAGCCAAAGCTGCAAGCCAAATAGCTGGAAACGCGAGTACCAAAGAGGTTCGAAGTAAGCTGCAAACAAAGGCGGGTTTAAAACAAAACCCACCTGGAAAATCAAAAGAGGTACAGAATGACCAGACTACGCCAAAAACTAATCCGGGAATCGGAAATGGGGATGTGAATCCTATCCAACCGGAAGCTTGGAACGGTTCGGTCCGTCAGGACAAAGAATTAGTCCTCTTAATGGACTATCCTGATTATCCGCACGATGCCTTGCCACAAAGAGATGGAGATGATCCTGGTGCTGTATTGAGCTTACCTTCTTACCCAACTAGCCACTACCAAAATATGATTTTTGGTAAAAATGGCTATGAAGGGCCAAACGGTCAAAATCTTATTTCTGAAAAACAATTTTATGAACAGCAATCTGGAGGAAGTTACACCGTTGACGGGGATGTCTATGGTTGGTTTACCGCCAAACATAATGCAGCTTATTACGGTGGACATAGTGCATCAGGAGGGAATGACCAAAATCTCGTGCTTTAA
- a CDS encoding STAS domain-containing protein, which yields MTDELLLLGEMILKRKYELAKEVHSSRLSKVRLTEFQKQQLDKFEPYILEIRANFIGLFGEAIVNQLDPFNAESLVHKWGEENGKIFFDNGVSLNEALEDTSFYRKSIWNAIKEEVKDKDFSLDVVFEAISFIDPLLDKAVYYFSLAYVESYQESIQKAQSALLELTVPVVPLDSEIGILPLIGVIDTNRARYLMEETLKQAEKLKLQYLVLDLSGVLTVDTMVADQIFKVVNALSLLGVETIITGIRPDVAQTTVSLGINLDRVIIKKTPHHALEMINSIKTKNEQESSHTL from the coding sequence ATGACGGATGAACTTCTGCTTTTGGGGGAAATGATTCTTAAAAGAAAATATGAATTAGCAAAAGAAGTTCATAGCAGTAGACTTTCTAAAGTTCGATTGACTGAATTTCAAAAGCAGCAGCTTGATAAATTTGAACCATATATTTTAGAAATCCGTGCTAATTTTATTGGTTTGTTTGGAGAAGCAATCGTTAATCAATTAGACCCGTTTAACGCGGAAAGTTTGGTACATAAATGGGGAGAAGAAAACGGCAAAATCTTTTTTGATAATGGAGTCTCATTGAACGAAGCGCTAGAAGATACAAGTTTTTACAGAAAATCAATATGGAACGCGATTAAAGAAGAAGTTAAAGATAAGGACTTTTCATTAGATGTCGTCTTTGAAGCCATTTCATTTATTGATCCCCTTTTGGACAAGGCTGTCTATTATTTTAGTCTTGCTTATGTAGAATCTTACCAAGAGTCTATTCAAAAAGCACAATCGGCTTTACTTGAGTTAACAGTGCCTGTTGTTCCTTTAGATTCAGAGATTGGCATACTTCCCTTAATCGGTGTAATAGATACGAATAGAGCCCGATACCTAATGGAAGAGACCTTGAAACAAGCAGAAAAATTGAAATTACAATACCTTGTTTTAGATTTATCGGGTGTCTTAACAGTCGATACAATGGTAGCTGATCAAATATTTAAAGTAGTGAATGCTCTTTCTTTACTAGGTGTTGAAACGATCATTACGGGGATAAGACCCGATGTTGCCCAAACAACGGTGTCATTGGGCATTAATTTAGATCGCGTCATCATTAAGAAAACACCGCATCACGCATTGGAAATGATCAATTCAATTAAAACGAAAAATGAGCAAGAATCAAGTCACACCCTTTGA